The following proteins come from a genomic window of Aequorivita marisscotiae:
- a CDS encoding phosphoesterase produces the protein MNKINIIITFLATVFFSACATYQPLYKNEENTSPKTLSEDEINKTFFLIGNTGQEGDEVSNSVKSLQNYISENNSKDSYIIFLGNSFYPAGMPPKDEAAKQQAKKSMQLQIDALKDFKGKVVVLPGNRDWKGGVDGLELEEDFLKSQFNDADVLQPNNGCPIESIDINDDVHLIALDTQWFLEDWDTNSKMNDKCQIKTRERLFIEIEGELKKNATKTIVFAMYHPLITYGEHGGKYPLIHKDFFSTFIKPVKSLGAISKQDRYNERYNNLMQRLQVLTKDIKRLVFVSGHDKSLQYNEEGSVKQIVAGSGSGATAAALGQFSKFSYGHEGFARLDVSKKGATQVTFYKAGPDGGYSSVYYNEIHPPVQDYDLSILHQNFPQTTKAQVYNDELINKSGFYKSLWGEHYREVYGIPVTAPTVLLDTLYGGLKVMRAGGGHQTRSLRLEDKDGRTYNMRALKKSAVQFLQTVIIKDKQIENDFVNTIPEELILDFYTAAHPYGAFTIPKLAEAANILHTKPKLYFVPKQFALGNFNENYGDELYMIVERPDETFTGPIFNYPDDMESTDDLFEKLREDEKYTLDEKSFVRARVFDMLVGDWDRHADQWRFTEHKNDDGSRVYEPIPRDRDQVYSNFDGALLDIARTLFSTARQFQVYSEEVKHTGGLNLAGIKLDRALVQRSDEDTWLAEAQYIKNNVSDAVIDSAFKDLPVEVQGEVAEEIKQKLKARRDNIVQIAEEYYEHFAKLQTVTGTDKDDYFEITRLPEGKTNIKTYRIKDGEKGHLMLDRTFHANQTKQIWVYGLDDDDVFEIRGKGNNPIFIRIIGGQNNDTYKIANGRNVKVYDQKSKKNTIEEKGGASIKLTDNYDYNTYDFKKEIKTVNLFLPTVGYNPDDGFKIGPSYVLTQYGFKRNPFSQQHSLGVGYYSATSSFEINYQGEFANIFGSWNFLVNGHFKNPNFSENYFGFGNETINPDYEFEVGKDYNRVRIGGYGGSLGIKKDSPYGSVFQFKAKLEGVKVEATADRYITQVTPSPTDLEQTKYFATAEGSYQYQSFDNKVNPSRGMDFSLVAGGTQNIKESDNIYGYVHPRLVFYSALSHNRKLVLKTDFRGQFNIGNNFEFYQGAQLGSDTGLRAYRDERFTGRTAAVGAADLRYSFNKFKTALLPVQIGIFGGYDVGRVWVPNDTSDVWHSSYGGGFWINSADLVSGTFNLFTGDEGMRFTFGLALSM, from the coding sequence ATGAATAAAATTAACATCATTATAACTTTTCTCGCCACAGTATTTTTTTCGGCCTGTGCCACTTATCAACCGCTTTATAAAAACGAAGAAAATACCTCCCCCAAAACGCTTTCAGAAGACGAAATAAACAAAACGTTTTTTCTTATAGGCAATACCGGTCAGGAAGGTGATGAGGTTTCAAATTCGGTTAAATCCCTTCAAAATTATATTTCAGAAAACAATTCAAAAGACAGCTATATTATCTTTTTGGGAAATAGCTTCTACCCCGCGGGCATGCCCCCCAAAGATGAAGCCGCCAAACAACAGGCCAAAAAATCTATGCAGCTGCAAATAGACGCTCTAAAAGATTTTAAGGGCAAAGTGGTTGTTCTCCCTGGCAACCGCGATTGGAAGGGCGGAGTAGATGGCCTGGAATTGGAAGAAGATTTTCTAAAATCGCAGTTTAACGATGCCGATGTGTTGCAACCCAACAACGGCTGCCCCATCGAAAGTATTGATATTAACGACGATGTACACCTAATTGCGTTAGACACGCAATGGTTTTTGGAAGACTGGGATACCAATTCCAAGATGAACGACAAATGCCAGATTAAAACCCGCGAACGCCTTTTTATTGAAATAGAAGGCGAATTAAAAAAGAACGCCACCAAAACCATCGTTTTTGCTATGTATCACCCCCTGATAACCTATGGCGAACACGGCGGCAAATACCCATTAATCCACAAAGATTTCTTTAGCACTTTTATTAAACCGGTTAAAAGTTTGGGGGCTATTTCTAAACAAGACCGCTATAACGAACGTTATAATAATTTGATGCAACGCCTTCAAGTACTTACCAAAGATATAAAGAGATTGGTTTTTGTTTCGGGCCACGATAAATCGCTACAGTATAATGAAGAAGGCTCTGTAAAGCAAATTGTTGCTGGCTCGGGATCTGGCGCTACGGCTGCTGCCTTGGGGCAATTCAGTAAGTTTAGCTATGGCCATGAAGGCTTTGCACGATTGGATGTTTCCAAAAAGGGAGCTACCCAAGTTACCTTTTATAAGGCCGGACCCGATGGCGGCTATAGTTCGGTGTATTACAACGAAATTCACCCCCCAGTTCAGGATTACGACCTCTCTATCCTACATCAAAACTTTCCGCAGACCACTAAGGCGCAAGTGTATAATGACGAATTAATCAACAAGTCCGGCTTTTACAAGTCCCTTTGGGGCGAGCATTATAGAGAGGTGTATGGCATTCCCGTCACCGCTCCAACGGTGCTATTGGATACGCTTTACGGCGGCCTCAAAGTAATGCGCGCTGGGGGAGGGCACCAAACCCGTTCCTTGCGCTTGGAAGATAAGGATGGCCGAACCTATAATATGCGCGCCCTAAAAAAGAGCGCCGTACAGTTTTTGCAAACGGTAATTATAAAGGACAAGCAGATAGAAAACGATTTTGTAAACACCATTCCCGAGGAGTTAATTCTCGATTTTTATACGGCAGCCCATCCCTATGGCGCCTTTACGATTCCAAAATTGGCCGAGGCCGCCAATATCTTGCACACCAAACCCAAACTGTATTTTGTGCCAAAACAATTCGCCTTGGGAAATTTTAATGAAAACTACGGCGACGAATTGTATATGATCGTAGAGCGACCCGACGAAACCTTTACCGGCCCTATTTTTAACTATCCGGACGATATGGAAAGTACAGACGATCTATTTGAAAAGCTTCGCGAAGATGAAAAATATACCCTCGATGAAAAATCCTTCGTACGCGCACGGGTGTTTGATATGCTGGTAGGCGATTGGGACCGCCATGCAGATCAATGGCGCTTTACCGAACATAAAAATGACGATGGCAGCAGAGTATATGAGCCCATCCCCAGAGACCGCGACCAAGTGTATTCCAATTTCGATGGCGCCTTGCTCGATATTGCCCGTACCTTGTTTAGCACCGCGCGACAGTTTCAGGTGTATAGTGAAGAAGTAAAACACACCGGCGGACTTAACTTAGCGGGTATTAAATTGGATCGCGCCCTGGTACAACGCTCCGATGAAGATACGTGGCTTGCCGAAGCCCAATATATAAAGAACAATGTTTCAGACGCGGTAATAGATAGTGCCTTTAAAGACCTCCCGGTGGAAGTGCAAGGTGAAGTGGCCGAAGAAATAAAGCAAAAGCTAAAAGCCCGACGCGATAATATTGTGCAAATCGCCGAAGAGTATTACGAGCATTTCGCCAAATTGCAGACCGTTACGGGAACCGATAAAGACGACTATTTCGAAATTACCCGCCTACCCGAAGGCAAGACCAATATTAAAACCTACCGTATAAAAGACGGCGAAAAGGGCCATTTAATGTTAGACCGCACCTTTCACGCTAACCAAACCAAACAAATCTGGGTGTATGGCTTAGACGATGACGATGTGTTTGAAATTCGGGGAAAAGGCAACAACCCTATTTTTATTCGCATTATTGGCGGACAAAACAACGATACCTATAAAATTGCCAATGGCCGCAATGTTAAGGTGTACGACCAAAAGAGCAAAAAGAACACCATCGAGGAAAAAGGAGGCGCCAGCATAAAGCTAACCGATAATTACGATTATAACACTTACGACTTTAAAAAGGAAATAAAAACCGTAAACCTATTTCTTCCTACAGTGGGGTATAATCCAGACGACGGATTTAAAATTGGCCCTTCCTACGTACTTACCCAATACGGTTTTAAGAGAAATCCGTTTTCGCAGCAACACAGTCTGGGAGTAGGATATTACTCGGCTACCAGTAGTTTTGAAATCAACTATCAAGGTGAATTTGCAAATATCTTCGGCAGTTGGAACTTCTTGGTAAACGGGCATTTTAAAAACCCCAACTTTTCCGAAAACTATTTCGGTTTTGGGAATGAAACCATTAATCCCGACTATGAATTTGAAGTGGGCAAGGACTATAACCGCGTGCGTATTGGTGGCTATGGCGGTTCGTTGGGAATAAAGAAAGATTCCCCTTACGGCAGCGTATTTCAGTTTAAAGCTAAGCTCGAAGGCGTAAAGGTAGAAGCTACCGCCGATAGATACATCACCCAAGTAACACCAAGCCCTACCGATTTGGAACAAACCAAATACTTCGCTACTGCCGAAGGGAGTTATCAATATCAAAGTTTTGACAATAAGGTAAACCCAAGCCGTGGAATGGATTTCAGCCTAGTGGCAGGGGGTACCCAAAATATTAAGGAAAGCGATAATATCTATGGCTACGTTCATCCGCGTCTCGTATTTTATAGCGCCTTAAGCCACAATCGCAAACTGGTTTTAAAAACCGATTTCCGGGGGCAATTCAATATTGGTAACAACTTCGAGTTTTACCAAGGTGCCCAATTGGGCAGCGATACCGGCCTTCGCGCTTATAGAGATGAACGCTTTACGGGCAGAACGGCCGCCGTGGGTGCTGCCGACCTTAGATATAGTTTCAATAAATTTAAAACAGCCCTACTGCCAGTACAGATTGGTATCTTTGGAGGCTATGACGTAGGGCGCGTTTGGGTTCCTAACGATACTTCAGATGTATGGCACAGTTCGTACGGCGGCGGCTTTTGGATAAACTCTGCCGATCTTGTAAGTGGAACCTTTAACCTATTTACGGGCGATGAAGGAATGCGTTTTACCTTTGGTCTGGCGCTTTCAATGTAG
- a CDS encoding Pycsar system effector family protein encodes MSNIVEAADNFIFQLFKDELPSTFVYHNYTHSKRVYKSINEIIENSQFDVKDATILRLAALLHDTGYTVKREGHEEESAKIAEKFLREQQVEDDIIEGVVGCIRATKFKNTVPKTQLEKAIRDADSSHFGKDYFEEASEFLRQEYLFQNIHEYTSKEWQDENIKVLVEDHQFYTDYALKNWQPTKEKNLSDLLEDRKKRKAKMHKERVKAKLKAEYKNDSPERGIQTFYRTALRNHMKLSDIADTKANIMLSVNAIIISLVLSNLISKLDNNNYLIIPTAIFILFSAITMILAVIATRPNVTRGEFTKEDVANKSVNLTFFGNFHKMELEQYEWAIEELLKDRNYVYKSLTKDLYFLGKVLDRKYRILRLTYTIFVAGTIISLLAFAAFFYVEM; translated from the coding sequence ATGAGCAATATAGTTGAAGCGGCCGACAATTTTATATTTCAATTGTTTAAAGACGAGCTTCCGAGCACTTTTGTATATCACAACTACACCCATTCAAAACGCGTTTATAAAAGTATAAACGAAATTATTGAAAACTCCCAATTTGATGTTAAAGATGCTACCATACTGCGGTTGGCGGCTTTGCTGCACGATACTGGTTACACGGTAAAGCGCGAAGGCCACGAAGAGGAAAGCGCAAAGATTGCTGAAAAATTTTTAAGGGAACAGCAGGTTGAGGACGATATAATTGAAGGAGTGGTCGGGTGTATTCGCGCTACCAAATTTAAAAATACCGTACCCAAGACACAACTTGAAAAAGCGATTCGCGATGCCGATAGCTCGCATTTTGGGAAGGACTATTTTGAAGAGGCCAGTGAGTTTTTGCGGCAGGAATATCTGTTTCAGAATATTCACGAGTACACCTCGAAGGAATGGCAGGACGAAAATATAAAGGTGTTGGTTGAAGATCATCAGTTTTATACAGATTATGCCCTAAAAAATTGGCAACCCACCAAGGAGAAGAATTTATCGGATTTATTGGAGGACCGCAAAAAGCGGAAAGCCAAAATGCACAAGGAACGCGTAAAGGCGAAGCTGAAGGCGGAGTACAAAAACGACAGTCCGGAGCGCGGCATACAAACCTTTTACCGCACTGCCCTGCGGAATCATATGAAACTCAGTGATATTGCCGATACAAAGGCAAACATAATGTTGTCTGTAAATGCAATTATTATTTCGTTGGTGCTTTCTAACCTTATCTCGAAGTTAGACAATAACAACTACCTAATAATTCCGACGGCCATATTTATTCTCTTTAGTGCCATTACGATGATATTGGCGGTAATAGCCACGCGACCCAACGTAACCCGTGGGGAATTTACCAAGGAAGACGTCGCTAATAAATCGGTTAATCTTACTTTCTTTGGAAATTTCCACAAAATGGAGCTCGAGCAATACGAATGGGCGATAGAGGAACTTTTAAAAGATAGAAATTACGTGTATAAATCGCTTACCAAAGATTTGTATTTCCTTGGAAAGGTATTGGATAGAAAATACCGGATACTGCGATTAACCTATACCATTTTTGTTGCGGGCACCATTATTTCGCTTCTTGCCTTTGCGGCTTTCTTTTATGTTGAAATGTAG
- a CDS encoding SIMPL domain-containing protein, which produces MKMIKTILILAITTTTLMAQNTLPPPTIDVTGEGIVRVVPDEATINIRVENTGENTKLLKQQNDATISEVLKFLKKMDIAEKDVRTEYMNLNKNYDYNSKTYTFAANQSLSVKLRDLNKYEAVMKGLIDTGINRIDGVTFSSSNEETLKVEARKKAIENAQMKAKDYVSVLNQTVGKAVSISELSNPSGPRPMYKAAMMDSSSEGSDPTIALGVIEVKTRVNVSFLLN; this is translated from the coding sequence ATGAAAATGATAAAAACGATTTTAATATTAGCAATTACAACTACTACTCTTATGGCACAAAACACTTTACCGCCACCCACTATTGATGTTACGGGCGAAGGGATTGTTCGCGTTGTTCCGGATGAGGCAACGATTAATATTCGCGTTGAAAATACCGGGGAAAATACCAAGCTGCTAAAACAACAAAACGACGCTACCATTAGTGAAGTTTTAAAGTTTTTAAAGAAAATGGATATAGCCGAAAAAGATGTGCGTACCGAATATATGAACCTCAATAAGAATTACGATTACAACAGTAAGACCTATACATTTGCCGCCAACCAATCGCTTTCGGTAAAGCTGCGCGATTTAAATAAGTACGAGGCGGTGATGAAAGGTTTAATAGATACCGGGATCAATAGAATAGACGGCGTGACTTTTTCGTCGTCTAACGAAGAGACACTAAAAGTGGAAGCTCGAAAAAAAGCGATAGAAAACGCACAAATGAAGGCTAAAGATTATGTGTCTGTTTTAAATCAAACCGTTGGGAAAGCTGTTTCGATCAGCGAACTCAGCAACCCCAGTGGACCAAGGCCAATGTATAAAGCAGCGATGATGGATTCATCATCGGAAGGTAGTGATCCGACCATTGCGCTTGGGGTAATAGAGGTTAAAACCAGGGTTAATGTGAGCTTTCTTTTAAATTAA
- a CDS encoding TlpA disulfide reductase family protein: MRLILAPLLTISLLSCTQESDSYVLQGEAQGFADGTEIYVYTLADRQPKIIDTITVTGGAFSATYPNSQATSLNFLRVNEVPGSVIFFPENVDMKATIYKDSIQASRVSGGKQNNAYGEFADKMTAFNKRKQESMDRFREARMANDTAEIAEIQSKNLNIVAEETQYKKEFLKANNNTLFAAMLISEMVGRKELTPAEASAFIDNMDPKLATSGIVTDLKTSIENMKKAEVGSLAPDFSAPTPTGEMKSLKDALGKYTIIDFWASWCKPCRIENPNVVKVYNKYHDKGLNIISVSLDKAEQKDKWIQAIADDKMDWHHVSNLQFWQDPIAKQYNVRSIPATFLLDEEGVIIDKDLRGAALEAKIATLLGE; encoded by the coding sequence ATGAGACTTATTTTAGCTCCACTTTTAACAATTTCATTACTTTCCTGTACGCAGGAATCCGACAGCTATGTGCTACAAGGCGAGGCTCAAGGTTTTGCCGACGGTACCGAGATTTACGTCTATACCTTGGCAGACAGGCAACCTAAAATTATTGATACTATTACCGTTACCGGCGGTGCCTTTTCGGCTACCTATCCAAATAGCCAGGCCACTAGCCTTAATTTTTTAAGAGTGAATGAAGTGCCCGGCTCAGTAATATTTTTCCCTGAAAATGTAGATATGAAAGCCACTATTTACAAAGATAGCATACAGGCATCTCGTGTGTCCGGTGGAAAGCAAAACAATGCCTACGGCGAATTTGCCGATAAAATGACGGCCTTTAATAAAAGAAAACAAGAAAGCATGGACCGTTTCCGCGAAGCCCGCATGGCGAACGATACGGCCGAAATTGCCGAAATACAAAGTAAAAATCTAAATATTGTTGCGGAAGAAACCCAGTATAAAAAGGAATTTTTAAAGGCGAACAACAATACCCTTTTTGCCGCTATGCTTATTTCTGAAATGGTAGGCAGAAAAGAACTCACCCCAGCCGAAGCTTCTGCTTTTATAGATAATATGGATCCAAAACTGGCAACCAGCGGTATTGTAACCGATTTAAAAACCAGTATAGAAAATATGAAAAAGGCCGAAGTGGGAAGCCTTGCTCCAGATTTTAGCGCTCCAACCCCAACGGGCGAAATGAAGTCGTTAAAAGATGCCCTTGGAAAATATACGATTATAGATTTTTGGGCCTCGTGGTGCAAGCCTTGCCGTATTGAAAACCCGAACGTGGTAAAAGTGTACAATAAATACCACGATAAAGGCCTAAATATTATCAGCGTTTCTCTAGATAAAGCCGAACAAAAAGACAAATGGATTCAAGCCATAGCCGACGATAAAATGGATTGGCACCATGTTTCTAACCTGCAATTTTGGCAAGACCCAATCGCCAAGCAGTACAACGTTCGTTCAATTCCTGCCACATTTTTATTGGATGAAGAAGGCGTAATAATCGATAAAGATCTACGCGGCGCCGCCCTAGAAGCCAAAATCGCAACCCTTTTAGGCGAATAA